The following coding sequences are from one Panicum hallii strain FIL2 chromosome 5, PHallii_v3.1, whole genome shotgun sequence window:
- the LOC112895766 gene encoding lamin-like protein, with protein MATSPRLLLAVLLLFASAAAPSVAVKLVVGGGKHWAPNVNYTDWADGHEFHVGDWLEFDYEKDRYDVVQVNETAYKTCDGSSPILSYSRGRNFVFRLNTTGRFYFICSRGYCWNGMKVSVLVRPTPPPPAVAPSSSRASRARAAAGVWRWAALTALVGVAVLAPLPFRV; from the exons ATGGCGAcgtcgccgcgcctcctcctcgcGGTGCTGCTACTCttcgcgtcggcggcggccccCTCCGTCGCGGTAAAGTTAGTCGTCGGCGGCGGCAAGCACTGGGCACCCAACGTCAACTACACCGACTGGGCGGATGGGCACGAGTTCCACGTCGGCGACTGGCTCG AATTCGACTACGAGAAGGACAGGTACGACGTGGTCCAGGTGAACGAGACGGCGTACAAGACGTGCGACGGCAGCAGCCCGATCCTCAGCTACAGCCGCGGCCGCAACTTCGTCTTCCGCCTCAACACCACGGGCCGGTTCTACTTCATCTGCAGCCGCGGCTACTGCTGGAACGGCATGAAGGTGTCCGTGCTCGTccggcccacgccgccgccaccggccgTGGCGCCGTCGTCGTCCCGCGCatcgcgcgcccgcgccgcggccgGGGTCTGGCGGTGGGCGGCTCTCACTGCcttggtgggcgtggcggtgCTGGCGCCGTTGCCGTTCCGGGTGTGA